In the Magnolia sinica isolate HGM2019 chromosome 15, MsV1, whole genome shotgun sequence genome, one interval contains:
- the LOC131226791 gene encoding uncharacterized protein LOC131226791 isoform X1 has translation MTAVVPLFSSFTPNPISTAKLKLPPNLSSSLNLNSLRRSDYRRFVNFTRAAVVYGRSDGGYDPELRMVLELATDSELYEIKSILFGPSYFSPLLKSLTKRADVDIMHGGVSEGREDFIEHLEARFLFLAADARSTLRGWRPSYRNVLLGVRRKLSIPCSSKLSTEDLEAEIFLHLLHEYSSEETGSVPFLSDKFTSSNSQGSLEPGLGQWKMRALEALKVGAEELQSLLLKGGGVLTLAKIYQLLARRLSGKMLLEAANYQIKREVLKKGGQVVAINLESRAALLAARQGFSYATSRYLGLRSMMMLLGPMLWGTFLADVVIQMIGTDYARILRAIYAFAQIRLTRTYGWTPVKEHPADYF, from the exons ATGACTGCAGTCGTACCCCTCTTCTCATCCTTCACACCAAATCCCATCTCAACGGCCAAGCTCAAACTCCCGccaaatctctcttcttctttg AATCTCAATTCTCTGAGGCGTAGTGATTACCGGAGATTTGTGAATTTCACTCGTGCGGCAGTGGTTTATGGAAGATCAGATG GTGGCTATGACCCAGAGCTACGGATGGTGCTGGAACTGGCGACAGACTCTGAATTGTATGAAATTAAAAGCATTCTCTTCGGTCCCAG CTACTTTAGTCCCTTGCTGAAATCACTAACAAAAAGAGCCGATGTTGACATCATGCATGGAGGAGTTTCCGAGGGACGGGAAGATTTCATAGAGCATCTTGAGGCGCGCTTCTTGTTTCTTGCAGCAGACGCACGATCTACACTGAG GGGTTGGAGGCCCTCGTACAGAAATGTTTTACTTGGTGTAAGAAGAAAGTTAAGCATTCCATGTTCAAGCAAACTGTCCACAGAAGATCTCGAGGCAGAAATTTTTCTTCACCTGTTACATGAATATTCGAG TGAGGAAACAGGCAGTGTTCCTTTCCTATCGGATAAGTTTACATCTTCTAATAGTCAAGGTAGTTTAGAACCTGGCCTAGGTCAGTGGAAGATGCGTGCTCTGGAAGCATTGAAAGTGGGGGCTGAGGAGCTCCAGTCTTTACTTTTGAAG GGTGGTGGTGTGTTAACATTGGCAAAGATATATCAATTG TTAGCAAGGAGATTATCCGGGAAGATGCTTTTGGAAGCTGCGAACTATCAGATAAAGCGGGAAGTTCTCAAAAAG gGTGGACAGGTGGTAGCTATAAACCTCGAGTCGAGAGCAGCCTTGCTTGCAGCAAGACAG GGTTTTTCTTATGCAACATCACGATACCTCGGGCTTCGAAGCATGATGATGTTACTTGGCCCAAT GCTGTGGGGAACTTTTCTGGCTGATGTTGTAATTCAAATGATTGGCACAGATTATGCTAGAATTCTTCGAGCAATTTACGCATTTGCGCAG
- the LOC131226645 gene encoding transmembrane 9 superfamily member 2, with the protein MGLVAVAILILCFGVGVKSDGSDHKYKARDPVPLYANKVGPFHNPSETYRYFDLPFCSPAHGTEKKEALGEVLNGDRLVDAPYKLNFREDRDSEVVCKKKLSKEEVAQFRNAVTKDYYFQMYYDDLPIWGFIGKVDKEGKADQSEYKYFLYKHIHFDLLYNKDRVIEINVRTDPNALVDLTEDKEVDVEFMYTVKWKETETPFEKRMEKYSKSSSLPHHLEIHWFSIINSCVTVLLLTGFLATILMRVLKNDFVKYAHDEEAADDQEETGWKYIHGDVFRYPKHKSLFAAALGSGTQLFALTVFIFLLALVGVFYPYNRGALFTALVVIYALTSGIAGYTATSFYCQLEGTNWVKNLLLTGCLFCGPLFLTFCFLNTVAIVYSATAALPFGTIVVIGLIWTLVTSPLLVLGGIAGKNSKAEFQAPCRTAKYPREIPPLPWYRGAITQMAMAGFLPFSAIYIELYYIFASVWGHRIYTIYSILFIVFIILLIVTAFITVALTYFQLAAEDHEWWWRSFLCGGSTGLFIYGYCLYYYHARSDMSGFMQTSFFFGYMACICYGFFLMLGSVGFRASLLFVRHIYRSIKCE; encoded by the exons atgggtttggTAGCGGTGGCGATTCTCATATTGTGTTTCGGAGTCGGAGTGAAATCAGACGGCTCGGATCACAAGTACAAGGCCCGAGATCCGGTCCCACTCTACGCCAACAAGGTGGGGCCCTTTCACAATCCCAG CGAGACATATCGATATTTTGATCTTCCTTTCTGTTCACCAG CTCATGGGACTGAGAAAAAGGAAGCTCTCGGTGAGGTTTTAAATGGTGACCGCTTGGTTGATGCTCCCTACAAACTCAACTTCCGAGAAGACAGAGACTCTGAAGTTGTTTGCAAGAAGAAGCTCTCAAAGGAAGAAGTTGCTCAGTTCCGTAATGCGGTCACCAAAGACTATTACTTCCAGATGTACTATGATGATCTGCCCATCTGGGGTTTTATTGGAAAGGTCGATAAGGAAGGGAAAGCAGATCAAAGCGAGTACAAGTACTTCCTCTACAAGCATATCCATTTTGATCTTCTTTACAACAAGGACCGTGTTATTGAGATTAATGTCCGTACGGACCCAAATGCCTTGGTGGATCTCACTGAGGACAAGGAAGTCGATGTAGAATTCATGTATACAGTGAAATGGAAAGAAACCGAAACGCCATTTGAGAAACGAATGGAAAAGTACTCGAAGTCTTCATCCCTTCCGCATCACTTGGAGATTCATTGGTTCTCAATAATAAACTCATGTGTTACCGTTCTCCTCTTGACTGGGTTTCTTGCCACAATCCTCATGCGAGTGCTTAAGAATGATTTTGTCAA GTATGCCCATGATGAGGAAGCAGCAGATGACCAGGAAGAGACTGGATGGAAGTATATTCATGGCGATGTCTTCCGGTACCCGAAGCACAAGTCTTTGTTTGCTGCTGCCCTTGGTTCTGGCACTCAGCTGTTTGCTCT TACCGTTTTCATTTTTCTACTTGCGTTAGTTGGGGTATTCTACCCTTACAACCGAGGAGCTCTCTTCACTGCACTGGTTGTCATATACGCTCTTACATCTGGTATCGCGGGCTATACTGCAACCTCTTTCTACTGTCAGCTTGAAGGAACAAACTGG GTTAAGAATCTGTTGCTAACGGGGTGCCTTTTCTGCGGGCCTTTGTTCCTGACATTCTGCTTTCTTAATACTGTTGCTATAGTGTATAGCGCCACCGCAGCCTTGCCATTCGGCACGATTGTGGTGATTGGTCTAATATGGACACTTGTAACATCTCCTTTGCTTGTTTTGGGTGGGATTGCTGGCAAAAACAGCAAGGCTGAGTTCCAAGCTCCTTGTCGCACCGCTAAATATCCTCGAGAGATTCCACCGTTGCCTTGGTACCGAGGGGCTATTACGCAGATGGCAATGGCTGGGTTCTTGCCATTCAGTGCTATCTATATTGAACTTTACTACATATTTGCCAGCGTGTGGGGCCACAGGATTTACACCATATATAGCATTCTCTTCATAGTCTTCATCATTCTCCTTATTGTCACTGCTTTCATTACCGTGGCATTGACGTACTTTCAACTTGCTGCTGAAGACCATGAATGGTGGTGGAG GTCTTTCCTTTGTGGAGGATCAACTGGCTTATTTATCTATGGTTACTGCTTGTACTACTACCATGCTCGATCAGACATGTCGGGCTTCATGCAAACATCCTTCTTCTTTGGGTACATGGCATGCATCTGCTACGGATTCTTCCTCATGCTTGGATCTGTGGGTTTCCGTGCCTCTTTACTCTTTGTGCGTCACATATACCGGTCGATCAAGTGTGAGTGA
- the LOC131226791 gene encoding uncharacterized protein LOC131226791 isoform X2 gives MTAVVPLFSSFTPNPISTAKLKLPPNLSSSLNLNSLRRSDYRRFVNFTRAAVVYGRSDGGYDPELRMVLELATDSELYEIKSILFGPSYFSPLLKSLTKRADVDIMHGGVSEGREDFIEHLEARFLFLAADARSTLSEETGSVPFLSDKFTSSNSQGSLEPGLGQWKMRALEALKVGAEELQSLLLKGGGVLTLAKIYQLLARRLSGKMLLEAANYQIKREVLKKGGQVVAINLESRAALLAARQGFSYATSRYLGLRSMMMLLGPMLWGTFLADVVIQMIGTDYARILRAIYAFAQIRLTRTYGWTPVKEHPADYF, from the exons ATGACTGCAGTCGTACCCCTCTTCTCATCCTTCACACCAAATCCCATCTCAACGGCCAAGCTCAAACTCCCGccaaatctctcttcttctttg AATCTCAATTCTCTGAGGCGTAGTGATTACCGGAGATTTGTGAATTTCACTCGTGCGGCAGTGGTTTATGGAAGATCAGATG GTGGCTATGACCCAGAGCTACGGATGGTGCTGGAACTGGCGACAGACTCTGAATTGTATGAAATTAAAAGCATTCTCTTCGGTCCCAG CTACTTTAGTCCCTTGCTGAAATCACTAACAAAAAGAGCCGATGTTGACATCATGCATGGAGGAGTTTCCGAGGGACGGGAAGATTTCATAGAGCATCTTGAGGCGCGCTTCTTGTTTCTTGCAGCAGACGCACGATCTACACTGAG TGAGGAAACAGGCAGTGTTCCTTTCCTATCGGATAAGTTTACATCTTCTAATAGTCAAGGTAGTTTAGAACCTGGCCTAGGTCAGTGGAAGATGCGTGCTCTGGAAGCATTGAAAGTGGGGGCTGAGGAGCTCCAGTCTTTACTTTTGAAG GGTGGTGGTGTGTTAACATTGGCAAAGATATATCAATTG TTAGCAAGGAGATTATCCGGGAAGATGCTTTTGGAAGCTGCGAACTATCAGATAAAGCGGGAAGTTCTCAAAAAG gGTGGACAGGTGGTAGCTATAAACCTCGAGTCGAGAGCAGCCTTGCTTGCAGCAAGACAG GGTTTTTCTTATGCAACATCACGATACCTCGGGCTTCGAAGCATGATGATGTTACTTGGCCCAAT GCTGTGGGGAACTTTTCTGGCTGATGTTGTAATTCAAATGATTGGCACAGATTATGCTAGAATTCTTCGAGCAATTTACGCATTTGCGCAG